In Juglans regia cultivar Chandler chromosome 13, Walnut 2.0, whole genome shotgun sequence, the following proteins share a genomic window:
- the LOC108997000 gene encoding uncharacterized protein LOC108997000: MICMHVCVFAASTDSTGGAFKMGVGGPDDDHNRWQPWLKPLPSENFFVQFLIFHSWVGLGLVYLWPLICFLARHESKSKDESLRKVEENLQNLESKEKGRDQSHKNLHEKINELEGQIELKASIHNMSEKQL, encoded by the exons AtgatatgtatgcatgtatgcgTCTTTGCTGCCTCCACCGATTCTACGGGTGGTGCTTTCAAAATG GGTGTTGGAGGCCCTGATGACGACCACAACAGGTGGCAGCCATGGCTGAAGCCTCTGCCCagtgagaatttctttgttcaGT TTTTGATTTTTCATAGCTGGGTTGGATTGGGTCTCGTATATCTCTGGCCTCTCATCTGCTTCCTG GCAAGACATGAATCCAAATCCAAAGATGAATCTTTGAGGAAGGTAGAAGAGAACTTACAAAACCTTGAGAGCAAGGAAAAAGGCAGAGATCAGAGTCATAAAAATCTACATGAGAAGATCAACGAACTTGAAGGCCAGATTGAGTTGAAGGCATCCATCCACAACATGTCTGAGAAGCAACTTTGA